The Fusobacterium necrophorum subsp. necrophorum genome has a window encoding:
- a CDS encoding bifunctional (p)ppGpp synthetase/guanosine-3',5'-bis(diphosphate) 3'-pyrophosphohydrolase has product MNYWDSFVECVRQNHLEVDIDKIKLAYYFAEESHRGQYRKSGEAYIMHPIEVAKILVELKSDTDTIIAAILHDIVEDTFITLADIEYNFGKNVAHLVDGVTKLKSLPNGTKNQSENIRKMILAMTQNLHVILIKLADRLHNMRTLKFMKPEKQIVIAQETLEVYAPLAHRLGIARIKWELEDLCLYYLHNDKYLEIRSLIDKKKDERKDYIDSFIQTISKILNDVGIKGQVKGRFKHFYSIYKKMYELGKEFDDIYDLMGVRIIVSNTSDCYHVLGEVHSRYTPVPGRFKDYIAVPKSNNYQSIHTTIVGPLAKFIEIQIRTEEMDRVAEEGVAAHWAYKEKRKTNKEDQIYGWLRNIIDLQQNTSNTEDFVKSVTADIKNDTIFVFSPKGDIVELPNMATTLDFAFAVHTQVGCRCIGAKVNGKIVPLDTKLQNGDRVEIITSKNSKGPSKDWLDIVRTHGAKSKIRKFLKDINAEEISKAGKESLEKELTKLGISLKDLETDAIILKHMEKNNIKTMEEFYYHVGEKRSKLEIIISKLRNRIEKEKVASEIKLEDIMTKKEEKPSRGKNDFGIVIDGINNTLIRFAKCCTPLPGDEIGGYVTRLTGITVHRRGCVNYQSMLKLDPSREIVVSWDEKLIHSKVNKYHFAFTVFVNNRDGILMDVVNVISNHKIHISSVNTHETYKEGKLLASLKFNIEINDKEEYNQLINNISKIRDVLSIQRD; this is encoded by the coding sequence ATGAACTATTGGGATAGTTTCGTAGAATGTGTCAGACAGAACCATTTAGAAGTAGACATAGACAAAATAAAATTGGCATATTACTTTGCTGAAGAGTCACATAGGGGACAGTATAGGAAATCAGGAGAAGCCTATATTATGCATCCCATTGAAGTGGCTAAAATTTTGGTCGAATTAAAATCTGATACGGATACTATTATTGCAGCAATTCTTCATGATATTGTCGAAGATACATTTATTACTCTTGCGGATATTGAATATAACTTTGGAAAAAATGTCGCTCATTTGGTAGATGGAGTTACGAAGTTAAAATCTTTGCCGAATGGAACGAAAAATCAGTCGGAAAATATTCGGAAAATGATTTTGGCAATGACACAAAATTTACATGTCATTTTAATTAAATTAGCAGATCGACTTCATAATATGAGAACTTTAAAATTTATGAAGCCGGAAAAACAAATTGTAATTGCTCAAGAAACTTTAGAGGTTTATGCTCCTTTGGCTCATCGATTGGGGATTGCTAGAATTAAATGGGAATTGGAAGATTTATGTCTTTATTATCTACATAATGATAAGTATTTAGAAATTCGTAGCCTGATTGACAAAAAGAAAGATGAGAGAAAAGATTATATTGATTCTTTTATTCAAACGATCAGCAAAATTTTGAATGATGTGGGAATCAAAGGGCAAGTAAAAGGAAGATTCAAACATTTTTACAGCATTTATAAGAAAATGTATGAATTGGGAAAAGAATTTGATGATATTTATGATTTGATGGGAGTGCGAATTATTGTATCCAATACTTCGGATTGTTATCATGTGTTGGGAGAGGTTCACAGCCGTTATACTCCAGTTCCAGGAAGATTTAAGGATTACATTGCTGTTCCTAAATCAAATAACTATCAATCCATTCATACCACAATTGTGGGACCCCTTGCTAAATTTATTGAAATTCAAATACGAACGGAAGAAATGGATAGAGTAGCTGAAGAGGGAGTGGCAGCTCATTGGGCATATAAAGAAAAACGAAAAACAAATAAAGAGGATCAAATCTACGGTTGGTTGCGGAATATCATTGATCTGCAACAAAATACTTCAAATACTGAGGATTTTGTAAAGAGTGTCACCGCAGATATTAAGAATGACACTATTTTTGTATTTTCTCCGAAAGGGGATATCGTGGAATTACCAAATATGGCAACAACTTTGGACTTTGCTTTTGCAGTTCATACCCAAGTAGGTTGTCGTTGTATTGGAGCCAAGGTAAATGGAAAAATTGTTCCTTTAGATACAAAATTACAAAATGGGGACAGAGTGGAAATTATTACCTCGAAAAATTCCAAAGGGCCAAGCAAAGATTGGCTGGACATTGTTAGGACACATGGAGCGAAAAGTAAAATTCGTAAGTTTTTAAAAGATATCAACGCAGAGGAGATTAGCAAAGCCGGAAAAGAAAGTTTGGAAAAAGAACTTACAAAATTGGGAATCAGTTTGAAGGATTTAGAAACAGATGCCATTATTTTAAAACATATGGAAAAAAATAATATTAAAACGATGGAAGAGTTTTATTATCATGTAGGAGAAAAGAGAAGTAAATTAGAGATTATTATTTCAAAATTACGAAATAGAATTGAAAAAGAAAAAGTGGCTTCTGAGATAAAATTGGAAGACATTATGACGAAAAAAGAAGAAAAGCCTTCCCGTGGGAAAAATGATTTTGGAATTGTGATTGACGGAATTAACAATACTTTAATTCGTTTCGCCAAATGTTGTACCCCTTTGCCGGGAGATGAAATTGGCGGTTATGTAACAAGACTTACCGGAATTACGGTTCATCGAAGGGGTTGTGTCAATTATCAATCCATGTTAAAATTGGATCCGAGCAGAGAAATTGTGGTGTCATGGGATGAAAAGTTAATTCACAGTAAAGTCAACAAATACCATTTTGCCTTCACGGTGTTTGTCAATAATCGAGATGGAATTTTAATGGATGTTGTCAATGTGATTTCCAATCATAAAATTCATATTTCTTCCGTAAATACTCATGAAACGTACAAGGAAGGGAAATTATTGGCTAGTTTAAAATTTAATATTGAAATAAATGACAAAGAGGAATATAATCAATTGATCAATAATATTTCGAAGATTCGAGATGTACTATCAATTCAAAGAGATTAA
- a CDS encoding adenine phosphoribosyltransferase: MDLKKYVARVENFPKEGIIFRDITPLMNDGKAYQYATEKIVEFAREHRVDLVVGPEARGFIFGCPVSYALGIGFVPVRKPKKLPREVVSYAYDLEYGSNTLCMHKDSIKVGQRVLIVDDLLATGGTIEASIHLIEELGGVVAGIAFLIELEDLKGRERIEQYPILTLMKY, translated from the coding sequence ATGGATTTAAAAAAATATGTAGCAAGAGTAGAGAATTTTCCAAAAGAGGGAATTATTTTTCGAGATATTACTCCATTGATGAATGATGGGAAAGCATATCAGTATGCAACAGAAAAAATTGTAGAATTTGCAAGAGAGCATCGAGTAGATTTGGTAGTAGGACCGGAGGCGAGAGGATTTATTTTTGGATGTCCTGTTTCCTATGCCTTGGGAATTGGTTTTGTACCGGTTCGTAAGCCAAAAAAATTGCCAAGAGAAGTTGTCTCCTATGCCTATGATTTGGAATACGGTTCCAATACTTTATGTATGCACAAAGATTCTATTAAAGTGGGCCAACGAGTTCTAATCGTAGATGATTTGTTGGCGACTGGAGGAACCATAGAAGCCAGTATTCATTTGATAGAGGAGCTAGGAGGAGTCGTTGCAGGGATTGCATTTTTAATCGAATTGGAAGACTTAAAAGGAAGAGAGAGAATTGAACAGTATCCGATATTGACATTGATGAAATATTAA
- a CDS encoding tetratricopeptide repeat protein, translating to MKKFLGMLLLLILCQGAYSEEKSDWEYSFIKALNHEERKEWSSAIQELEKSRALQKDNPLILKELGYCYAKQGDFEKARDCYERVLQLEPEDSNAKKNLEILLETKN from the coding sequence ATGAAAAAATTCTTAGGAATGCTATTGTTATTGATCTTATGTCAGGGGGCATATTCTGAAGAAAAAAGCGATTGGGAATATTCTTTCATCAAGGCCTTGAATCATGAAGAGAGAAAAGAATGGAGTTCCGCCATTCAAGAATTGGAAAAAAGTAGGGCTTTACAGAAAGACAATCCACTGATTTTGAAAGAATTGGGATATTGCTATGCCAAACAGGGAGACTTTGAAAAAGCACGAGATTGTTATGAAAGAGTCTTACAGTTGGAGCCTGAAGATAGCAATGCAAAAAAGAATTTAGAAATTTTGTTAGAGACTAAAAACTAA
- a CDS encoding hemolysin family protein, whose translation MDTYLYIVVLVILVLLSGFFSASETALTAFRSIHLEKFVDEKKDSVVVLLKKWLKDPNPMLTGLLIGNNIVNIMASSIATVVMATYFGNTGKSILIVTILMTIAILIFGEITPKLIARNHSSEVAGKVISFIYYLTLFLNPLILILVFISKVLGRACGVNMDNGGVMITEEDIISFVNVGKEEGIIEEDEKEMIHSIVGFGETTAKEVMTPRTSMTAFEGSKTIDDIWDTLMEDGFSRIPVYEETIDNILGVLYIKDIMSQVKSGNTNQPIRELVRPAYFVPETKSIIEILKEFKIKKVHIAMVLDEYGGIGGLLTIEDLIEEIVGEIRDEFDEEEEEFVRKVGENFYEVDAMIDIETLDKELGIQLPISEDYESLGGLITTELGRVAEKGDELELENVKLQVLEMDKMRISKVLITCEKLEESEEE comes from the coding sequence TTGGACACGTATCTGTATATTGTAGTATTGGTTATTTTGGTTTTATTATCTGGATTTTTTTCCGCTTCCGAAACAGCTTTGACAGCGTTTCGAAGCATTCATTTGGAAAAATTTGTAGATGAGAAAAAAGACAGTGTGGTAGTGCTGTTAAAAAAATGGTTGAAAGATCCGAATCCGATGTTAACGGGTTTACTGATAGGAAATAATATTGTAAATATCATGGCATCTTCGATTGCAACAGTCGTAATGGCAACTTATTTTGGAAATACAGGAAAGTCCATTTTGATAGTTACTATTTTGATGACAATTGCTATTTTAATTTTTGGAGAAATCACACCGAAACTCATAGCAAGAAATCATAGTTCAGAAGTGGCGGGGAAAGTTATTTCCTTTATTTATTATTTGACCTTATTTTTGAATCCTCTTATTTTAATTTTAGTATTCATCTCCAAGGTACTTGGAAGAGCCTGTGGAGTCAATATGGACAATGGTGGAGTCATGATTACAGAGGAGGATATCATTTCCTTTGTGAATGTGGGAAAGGAAGAGGGAATCATTGAAGAAGATGAAAAAGAGATGATTCACTCGATCGTAGGTTTTGGAGAGACCACTGCGAAGGAAGTTATGACACCAAGAACTTCTATGACGGCATTTGAAGGAAGTAAAACGATTGATGACATTTGGGATACTTTGATGGAGGACGGTTTCTCCCGGATCCCGGTTTATGAGGAAACCATTGACAATATTTTAGGGGTTTTGTATATCAAAGATATTATGTCACAGGTGAAAAGTGGGAATACCAATCAGCCAATTCGAGAACTAGTACGACCGGCGTATTTTGTACCGGAAACAAAATCCATTATTGAAATTTTAAAAGAATTTAAAATAAAAAAGGTTCATATCGCGATGGTATTGGATGAATACGGAGGTATTGGAGGACTTTTGACCATTGAAGATTTGATTGAAGAAATTGTAGGAGAAATTCGGGATGAATTTGATGAAGAAGAGGAAGAATTTGTCCGAAAAGTAGGAGAAAATTTCTATGAAGTAGACGCTATGATTGACATAGAAACTTTAGACAAAGAATTGGGAATTCAATTACCTATTTCAGAGGACTATGAAAGTTTGGGAGGCTTAATTACTACAGAACTTGGAAGAGTGGCGGAAAAAGGGGATGAATTGGAGTTGGAAAATGTCAAACTGCAAGTCTTGGAAATGGATAAAATGAGAATATCAAAAGTATTGATTACTTGTGAGAAACTAGAGGAGTCGGAAGAAGAATGA
- a CDS encoding acetyl-CoA carboxylase biotin carboxyl carrier protein subunit, protein MKLDLKTMEELAENMNSYHLESLELEMGGEKLRFKKFTSKEVKVEKEIETNRKFPIEERKEIEEKGEEITGKQVVSPVAGTVYRAPAPNKAPFVEEGMTVKVGDTLCIVEAMKMMNEVKSTENGIITKILAEDGVVVKKGQVLFEIK, encoded by the coding sequence GTGAAATTAGATTTAAAGACAATGGAAGAATTGGCAGAGAATATGAACAGCTACCATTTGGAAAGTTTAGAATTGGAAATGGGAGGCGAAAAACTTCGTTTCAAGAAATTTACTTCAAAAGAAGTCAAAGTGGAGAAGGAGATAGAAACGAATAGAAAGTTTCCAATAGAAGAAAGAAAAGAGATAGAAGAAAAGGGAGAAGAAATTACGGGGAAGCAAGTCGTTTCTCCTGTTGCCGGGACTGTTTATCGAGCTCCCGCTCCGAATAAAGCTCCTTTTGTAGAAGAGGGCATGACGGTAAAAGTAGGGGATACTCTTTGTATTGTGGAAGCAATGAAGATGATGAATGAAGTAAAATCAACAGAAAATGGAATTATTACAAAAATTTTGGCAGAAGATGGTGTTGTGGTCAAAAAGGGGCAGGTTCTTTTTGAGATAAAATAA
- a CDS encoding ACT domain-containing protein encodes MAKKIKENEISHEEKRQYYIVDKTILSASIQKVIAVNEMVKNEHISKHEGIRRTGLSRSTYYKYKDFIKPFFEGSQEKIFNIHMSLQDKQGLLAKILEVIADDKMNILTIVQNAAVDGIVQLTISLQGTAETPKNIEMTLSKIQKIDGVRDLRILGSNS; translated from the coding sequence ATGGCGAAAAAAATAAAGGAGAATGAAATATCCCATGAAGAAAAAAGGCAGTACTATATTGTGGATAAGACGATTTTATCTGCTTCCATTCAAAAAGTAATTGCTGTTAATGAAATGGTAAAGAATGAACATATCTCCAAACATGAGGGAATACGTCGAACAGGATTAAGTCGTAGTACTTATTATAAATATAAAGATTTTATCAAGCCGTTTTTTGAAGGCAGTCAGGAAAAAATATTTAACATTCATATGTCCTTGCAAGATAAACAAGGATTGTTGGCAAAAATTCTGGAAGTTATTGCCGATGACAAAATGAATATTTTGACTATTGTGCAAAACGCCGCAGTGGACGGTATTGTACAGCTTACTATTTCTTTGCAGGGAACAGCAGAAACACCTAAAAATATAGAGATGACTTTGTCAAAAATTCAAAAGATTGACGGGGTTAGAGATTTACGAATTTTAGGAAGTAATTCGTAA
- a CDS encoding bifunctional 5,10-methylenetetrahydrofolate dehydrogenase/5,10-methenyltetrahydrofolate cyclohydrolase produces the protein MKLLDGKKVSAEIKEELKSKIREEKERSGRVPGLGIIQIGHNEAASVYVQSQLKGSRALGMESSLYSFDDSVEEETVLKKIKELNQTEEIDGIILQLPLPKHISHSRILQAIDVNKDVDGFKTENIGRLHLGEEGFNPCTPEGVIALLKKYDIEIASKNVTIIGRSNIVGKPMLGLFINHNATVTICNSLTKNLKEHTERADIIVVAVGKEKFLTADMVRERAIVIDVGINRSREGKIVGDVDFEAVAPKASYITPVPGGVGSMTVAMLFQNIWKAFIRNRRIINGEKNKGE, from the coding sequence TAAAAGAGGAACTAAAATCAAAAATAAGAGAAGAAAAAGAAAGAAGCGGAAGAGTTCCGGGATTGGGGATCATCCAGATTGGACATAATGAAGCGGCCTCTGTCTATGTGCAATCACAACTAAAAGGAAGTAGAGCTCTAGGAATGGAAAGCTCTTTGTATTCTTTTGATGATAGTGTGGAAGAAGAAACGGTGCTAAAAAAAATTAAGGAATTAAATCAAACAGAAGAAATTGACGGCATTATTTTGCAACTTCCTTTGCCGAAACATATCAGCCATTCTCGCATTTTACAGGCAATTGATGTGAATAAGGATGTAGACGGGTTTAAAACGGAGAATATCGGACGTCTACATTTAGGAGAAGAAGGATTTAATCCCTGTACTCCCGAAGGAGTGATTGCCTTATTAAAAAAATATGATATTGAGATTGCAAGTAAAAATGTTACGATTATTGGAAGAAGCAATATTGTGGGAAAGCCAATGCTTGGACTTTTTATCAATCATAATGCAACGGTAACCATTTGTAACAGTTTGACAAAAAATTTAAAAGAACATACGGAAAGAGCAGATATTATCGTTGTGGCGGTTGGAAAAGAGAAATTTTTAACAGCGGATATGGTACGAGAGAGAGCGATTGTCATAGATGTTGGAATCAATCGAAGTAGAGAAGGGAAAATTGTAGGAGATGTGGATTTTGAAGCAGTTGCTCCAAAAGCTTCCTATATTACTCCGGTGCCCGGTGGAGTCGGTTCTATGACAGTGGCGATGCTTTTCCAAAATATTTGGAAGGCATTTATAAGAAATAGGAGGATCATCAATGGCGAAAAAAATAAAGGAGAATGA